The genomic interval AGAATGTAGCCCCCATCCGTCGTTTGCGCAACCGCATAGCAGGCGTCGCCGTATGCTCGGCCGAAAGTGTTGCTCCACAGGCTGTCCGGCTGGGCAAACGCGCTGACCACCGAGAATAGCGAAATCAGACCTGCGATGTGATACGATTTCATGATGATCTCCTGATTGCGGGAAGCCGCAGATCGTTAGAAGAAATGGCTGGCCTTGCTTTATGGAAGTAGAGTGTGGTGTGGGCTTACACGTTGCGGGGATATTGTCTACGATTTTCTTCGCACGGACGGTGATGAAGGTGGCGATAGATGCCATGCGACCGTTGCGTGCCTCCTGCGCAGGGACAATGCGGATGATCGTTGCCAAGTGGAGAAGCGATTGCGGCTGTCAGGTCAGATTCAGCGGCGGTTTCGAGGGTGGAGTGCAGTCCTGAACACAAAGGCTCCCCATCACTGAAAAGCCTTCGTCTTTACGGCAGCCATTCCCTCACTTCATGAGCAGCATCTTGCCGAGCAGCACTTTCTCGCCGGTTTGCAAACGCAAAACGTACATCCCGGTGGGGCAGGAACGGCAATCCCAGATCACGTCGTGCCAGCCCGGCCGGAACGTCTCTTCCGCCAGAGTTGTCACCCGACGACCCAAGACGTCGAAAACCTCGATGCGAACCTCCGCCGCGCTCGGCATTCCGAATCGCACGGTGGTGGACGGATTGAACGGATTCGGGTAGCAGGGCCTGAGCGTGAACTCCGTCGGCAATGACGCGATTTCTTCCGCGATGCCACTGGAGTACTCGACGGCCACCTGATTCGAGGAGCCGCTCAAACCTCCGTCATAGGCCGCGACCACGTAGTAGCTGTAGAAACCGGTGGTGATGAGCGTGTCGGTGTAGAACGTGTCGGCAACGGCGGTCAGCGCTATACCGTTCCGGTAGACCACGTATTCCGAAAACTCATCCAATCCGTGCGGAGCAACCGCGCTGAGTGGAGACTCCCAGCGTAGAGGAACGAGCGGAAGACTGGCAGTCGTGGCCGTCAGGTTGCGCGGCGGATCGAGACGCCAGAGACGAAGCTCGAGATTGCTGGTGGAGTCGGCGCCGATCAGAATTTCCGCCCGAACGGTCTCGAAACCCGCCAACGTCACACAGGGACGATGGACGCCGGTCAGCAGTGAATTGGCGCTGAACTGGCCGGAAGCGTTGGGACTCACGGACGATTCTCCAACGTGCACGGTCGCCTGCGTGAGATCGGTCTCGGGGGGATGCGCGATGATCCGGCCGGTGAGGGTTCCCGTCCGGCCATGCGTGCGCGTCGTGAATCGGACGGCGGCGCGCGGGCCGATGAGCCACGTCCGCGAATCGAAGGTTCCGTTGTAGAGCAGTTGCAGTCCCGCCGTTTCGGCGGGATTTTCAATTCCCACACTACTCTGGTTGGGAACGTCCACCCGCCGGTAGAGAAACACGATCTCGCAGTCTCCGGTGGGAGTGGGCCGCGCATCGGGCGAGAAGATCTGAACCTGAAACGTGACACGCTGCGACGACGGCGGAAACTCGAGGTTGGAATACTCGATGACGAACCGCCCGCGCAGGGTGTCGGAGAAGCAACAGATCTCGGCAACGGCACCGTCATGGAGATTATCCCAGAACGGCGCAAGCATGGCCGAGGGTCCCGCCAGACCGGGGATGGGGAAGTTGAAATACGAGTGATCGTGCGAGATTCCGCCCGCAATCCAGCCGTTCTCATTGATGGTCAGGCTGTCGAATCCCACTCCATAGTATTGGAAGCGGAACGGCAATCCTACCCATCCCGACGAATCGCGGGCCGGCAGCTCGATCAGCGTTCCCGCTCCGCCAAGGGAAGGCGCGATTTCGAGCCAGTCGAACGTGGCCGCGTAGCCGGTATCTAAACGGTCGAAAGCGCGATAACCGTAAGCGTCGGGCATCGTGGGAGCCGCGCGCGGAGAAGCAAGATAGAGATTCACGTCAAGGGTCTGGCCGCTGGGAAGTTCGACGGTCGTGTCCGCGAGCGCATCATGGTAGTCGGTTCTCACGTGGTACAGGGCATCGCCCGGTAGCTCGGCGGAATATCGTCCGAGCGAATCCGTCATGATGGGATTGACGGGGACGCTGATGAACGTCACCAGAGCCTCCGTCACCGGAACACTGTTGCCCGCGCGCACCGTTCCGCGAAGCGTGCCGCGCGGCGACGAGGTAAGCTGCGCGTTCCGAAGGGTCGTGTCGCCCACGGCAACGGCAACCGAATGCTCGGTGGTTACGTATCCGAATGCACTGTAGCGAAGCGTCCAGGTGGTGTCTCCCCGCAAGGTTATGAAATAGCTGCCGTCGCTGCGGGTGCGGACGCCCCGCCCGGCGCCGACCGCCTCGATCAGCGCTCCGGCAATCGGATTGCCCGAGGGAACCTCGGTAACGGTGCCCATCACAAATCCCCGCCCCACGAGAATCATCGAAACCGCCGCGTAGGCGTCCACGAATCCGAAGCCATAGGTGTTGTCCTCGCCTGCCGCACCGTAGTCGTGGGCCGACCTCATGAGCACGGACTTGATCTCGCGGACTTCCGCATCGGGACTGGCTTGCCGGATCAAAGCCACGATTCCCGCGACGTGCGGGCCGGCCATGGAAGTGCCGTCCAACCAGTCGTAGCCGGTCGAGGAATAGGAGGAGTACACGTCCACTCCGGGAGCACAGACTTCCGGCTTGATAGCCGTTCCCGGTGGACAGTCGCTGGGACCGCGACTCGAAAAAGTGGCGATGTCGTAGGGGGGGATGGTGTCGTTGGTGGCGTCTACCGCTCCCACCGCGAACATGGTGACGGAGTCCATAGCTACCGTGGCCGGACTCCCGCAGGATTGCGAACCCGGCCCCGAGTTTCCGGCGGAGAATACGACGACAATTGCGGCGGCTTCGCAATTGATAATCGCGTTGTTCCAGAGGTTGAAACAATCCTGATAACCGGGGAATCGCGCGGAAACGCTCCACGAATTCTGAATCACGTCCGGTACGTCTTCAATCGTGACCGCATTGCCGTCGGGATCGGCGAACCACTGGAATCCGGTAAGGATGTCGTTATTGATCTCTTCGCCCACACTCTGGTCAATGGCGTTGCAGGCAATCCATTGGGCATGGGGTGCAACGCCCACCGAGTCATTGGTGATGAGCGAGTTCCCGCACATAGTGCCCATGACGTGCGTGCCGTGGCCGTTGCGATCCTCCGGGAATGACGTCTGGCCGAGGACGTCCAGCCAACAGTGTTGCGCCGGAGCGAAGTTTCCCCGCCAGCGCGCGGCCAGGGCCGGATGGCCGCCCTCCACTCCCGTATCGAGATTTCCAACTAAGCGTCCCTCACCCGCATAGCCAAGTTGATACCACACATCGGGAGCGCGAATCGCCCGGATTCCGCGTGGCACCCCATGGTTCTCATCCAAACGACTACCGCCGTGGTCACGGGCCGGGCGGATCGGTTCGATGAGTTCGACGGTGAAGTTCACGTCTATCCACTGTACGTCAGACCGGTCACTGATCTCTTCCAGAACTCGTGGGATTGCCCGAACCACAACACAATTCGTGATCCAGTAGGGGGTATAGCCTGCCACCCGTCCGGTTCGGCGATAACTATCGAGGGTGCTGAGTAGATCGGTCTGGCTCGCGGTGGCTGTGCGCTGCAGTTCTTCAATGACGATACGGTGGCGATCCGCGCGGGTGGCTCGCCGGCGGGTCAGTTCCATATCCAGACTGCTGATGTCGGCCTGAATCTCGAGATAGACGATGGCCGAAACGAATGAGTCAGGCCGCGCGATCAATGTCTCGTTAAGGGCGGGAGCTATCTTGGACGGTGAGGCCGTAGCATTGACCAACCCACAGAGGGTCAAGATGAAAGCAAGGATTGTGCGGTTCATGGTGCTTCTTTGAAGAGTGTCTGTCCAACCGGCTTGGCTCGGTGAGGTTGCCAAAGCGCAACATCTCGCCGAGAGGCTATGTCTTCATTATACGCACGTTCCCGTTCTGAATCAAGCAGATTGACCCCGGCCTTGACTCACGTCTTTTTCTAACCCTATATGGTGTTGTCGTTTCAGAGGTATATGCTGCAAATAACAGAGCTTACAACTTAGGATCTCGGTTGGCTACATTTTCTTTCAGTCAGGTACGATTCGTCTTGACTCGGCCCTATTCGGTGTGTATTTTATAACGCTAATCTGGCTATTTCGAGTATCCACTTTGCACAGCAACACGGTTCGATTGACCACATGTAAGAGGAGAGTTCACCATGCGTGTTCACCGCATTCTGTTTGGTATGGTTTTTTGCCTGCTCCTGATCGGAGGGGTCGCCTCGGCGCAGCCGCTGGCCGGCTCCTATGACATCGGCGGAGGAGCGAACCACTACCCGAACTTCACGGCCGCCGTTTCCGCCCTGTACGCCAACGGGATTTCCGACGCCGTGACTTTCAACGTCTATGGAGGAGACTATAACGAACAAGTCAACCTGTTTGGTCCCATCCCGGGAGCCAGCATTGACGACACGGTCAAGTTCTTTGACGCGTCGGGAACGGCCCGCCTGCGAGTCACGACGCATCTGGCCAGCGACCGTGGCGTGATTCATGACAGCCTGGCCAGCTTTGTCATCTTCGACGGGATTGACATCTACCTCGATCAGGTCAATGACAGCACCTACAAGTGTCTGGTCATGAAGGGCGCGAGC from bacterium carries:
- a CDS encoding S8 family serine peptidase; this encodes MNRTILAFILTLCGLVNATASPSKIAPALNETLIARPDSFVSAIVYLEIQADISSLDMELTRRRATRADRHRIVIEELQRTATASQTDLLSTLDSYRRTGRVAGYTPYWITNCVVVRAIPRVLEEISDRSDVQWIDVNFTVELIEPIRPARDHGGSRLDENHGVPRGIRAIRAPDVWYQLGYAGEGRLVGNLDTGVEGGHPALAARWRGNFAPAQHCWLDVLGQTSFPEDRNGHGTHVMGTMCGNSLITNDSVGVAPHAQWIACNAIDQSVGEEINNDILTGFQWFADPDGNAVTIEDVPDVIQNSWSVSARFPGYQDCFNLWNNAIINCEAAAIVVVFSAGNSGPGSQSCGSPATVAMDSVTMFAVGAVDATNDTIPPYDIATFSSRGPSDCPPGTAIKPEVCAPGVDVYSSYSSTGYDWLDGTSMAGPHVAGIVALIRQASPDAEVREIKSVLMRSAHDYGAAGEDNTYGFGFVDAYAAVSMILVGRGFVMGTVTEVPSGNPIAGALIEAVGAGRGVRTRSDGSYFITLRGDTTWTLRYSAFGYVTTEHSVAVAVGDTTLRNAQLTSSPRGTLRGTVRAGNSVPVTEALVTFISVPVNPIMTDSLGRYSAELPGDALYHVRTDYHDALADTTVELPSGQTLDVNLYLASPRAAPTMPDAYGYRAFDRLDTGYAATFDWLEIAPSLGGAGTLIELPARDSSGWVGLPFRFQYYGVGFDSLTINENGWIAGGISHDHSYFNFPIPGLAGPSAMLAPFWDNLHDGAVAEICCFSDTLRGRFVIEYSNLEFPPSSQRVTFQVQIFSPDARPTPTGDCEIVFLYRRVDVPNQSSVGIENPAETAGLQLLYNGTFDSRTWLIGPRAAVRFTTRTHGRTGTLTGRIIAHPPETDLTQATVHVGESSVSPNASGQFSANSLLTGVHRPCVTLAGFETVRAEILIGADSTSNLELRLWRLDPPRNLTATTASLPLVPLRWESPLSAVAPHGLDEFSEYVVYRNGIALTAVADTFYTDTLITTGFYSYYVVAAYDGGLSGSSNQVAVEYSSGIAEEIASLPTEFTLRPCYPNPFNPSTTVRFGMPSAAEVRIEVFDVLGRRVTTLAEETFRPGWHDVIWDCRSCPTGMYVLRLQTGEKVLLGKMLLMK